In Anomalospiza imberbis isolate Cuckoo-Finch-1a 21T00152 chromosome 10, ASM3175350v1, whole genome shotgun sequence, the DNA window GGAACATGCAGGCTCTCCAGTGACATTCTGCATTCTCAACATCTACTTTCAACTGATCATTTTACTCCGAATACCCAAGGAAAACCCTCCCCCTTCTCAGTTAGCCCATGCTTCAGGATATGACCCATGTATAGACTGCCTGCACTTACCGTGATGCCAATCAGCTCTACAGcagctggatttttaaaaatgtttatgaCAGAAAAAGGCAAATATGTTCAGATTCATCAGGCAGTAGTGAGATGACACAAAAGGTTTCTAAGATCTCTATCTAAAACTTCTGCTTTGCTGCCCTGAGTTCCAGACTATGGCTGTAGTGAGGAGAGATGGAATGAGGGAAACCACTCACCTATGTATCAGCTAATCTTGTGTTTCACCTGAAAACAGAGgtaatttacattaaaaataccaGTCAAAAATCCCAAGTAGTAATATTTGATCACATTTAATTACCATGTACTATATATGAAGATGATTGTGTAAAAAAGGTCACCACATATAGATGTGCAAAGCTGGCAGCCAAGGATATTTGGCCAGTATATACTGGCTCAAGATCCTGGCACAGGAAAACAGTTCATCTGATCcagatgtttatttttcctcaaaatgtATTTGTGAGCAGTGTTTTGAGTTGTTTTACAAACTGCTTAGTAAGAGAGCAGAGGAGAACCAGGGTTATTTCATGTTGCGCACTATTCTTCTGCAGTGGTTCATCTTCATCTCCCCCAatgcctgctccagctgctggataAGGTGGAGAAGGGTAGCAGGGTCAGTTTGCAACACCTGGGCAGTTTGATCTTCATTTTGATTAAGATGCAGCTTCATAGTCACAGCAGGCTTGATCTGTTGTCTCAAACTCCTGCTTGCAAGCTGCAGGAGTGGTTCAGTGgaacaagaacagaaaaatgaTCATTGGTTATCAATGATTGTTCTTAACAGTTCTCAACAGCTTTGTAGAACCTATTCAGACAACTGTTCAGAAACCCTTTTCATCCACATTAAAAGATACACACAAGCTACTATTGTGTTTTATAATTAAGGAATACTAACCCACTTTAATCAATGCTTTcataatatttctgaaaataatgtGATAACCAAGACCAAATATGATTGGTAtatgttaatattttaaaaaaatcaagagaacCATGAATTCAATTTTCATCAGGCAACAAGTACTTTGCATCATTGCATATCCTGTTCATCTCACAGCTGGCTGTCTGTGGGACACTAACAAAGTCATGTCACTTTTAAATACATGAAGTACTGCTGTCTCAATTGTTCTTACATTGTTTAGCAGGTTTTTTATTATGCAAAAAATATGTGAAGGAAAGGATGGAATACTAAAAACATCAGGGAAGTCACCTGCACATCCAGTCTCCACTCCAGACTGTGGTAGCTGGGAAGCCTTGGTGCCAGCTCTCCAAGAATGCTCCTGATCTCTTTCCTGTTGTCAAGGTACAGCTGGAGCAAGGATTTCTTCAATTCATCTGAGAATCCCAAAACATGAATGGAATCTTGGAAGTCAACCTCAGAAATCTAGAAATAACCATTTAGGCCAGGTAATCATCATTATTTCCTGAAAACCGAGTAAAACTGTAACTAAACATCACATATGCTACGGTGCAGTTATTTTCTTGTGGGAATGTCCAAGTACAATTCTTCACCTTGGACAAAACAAATATCTAGGTTTTAAAGGATCTACAGATGTTGATGTATTACTGCAGATTTGTATGAGATTCAGGAacagtttttttaaagaacactCAACCCCCTCACATGTAAGTCTTCACATCAAAGACCAAAAGAGCATGAGGGAGCACCTCAGTTGTGTCACAAGGCACGACATGCTGTGTGAATCCATTTGTCAGGGTGCTCCTGTGCACCCTATAAACAGATACAGATAACACAGATACTGTGCAACCTGATCTACAAACACCCAGCAGCAATCTGCACAGgagcagcacacagcacagtgcTCAGGCTCCTGTCCCAAGGACAGGAGAAGCCCAGCACTGGGGAAGCTGTTACCTACTCCATCCTCGTACCTCTGCAGTGCACCACCCCACAATAACGGTCTGCAAACAACCACGTTCTACCACAGAACACTGTAACCTGTCAGTCAAGACCCCTTGTTTCAAGGAAAGGCTCTGCACCATTTCCATCCCCTCCCCACCTACTCTTGGGAGCAACACTTGCCTGAGTTTAATCTGGCATTCCTTGTCTCTGTATCCCTTCTCCATGTAGTCATTGCTCAAATATTGTACTATATCAATAGTTAGTAGTCTTCCTGATGGAAACAGTAATTGTCCAACTACGAATCATTTAGTATCTGCTTATATCCACTCAAACTTTTGATGCCAAGAGCTGAAAAAGCTCTCAAACCCACCACACTGGACAAAGACAAGGAATGCTGAACAGCGGGCTAGTCCAGCCCAGATGCTGTGCAGTAGCTGAACAACAAATTCTTCATTTGAGTTTTATTATTTAGAGCTCATCCTGAAGTAAGCTTCTCTATATGTAATATATTACACTATTAAAATATTGTCAAGTTTTAGCTTCAGATACTGAATACAAATTCCAGAGTCATACATGTAGACACAATGTTTCAATAAGACAACCACATGAGACACCTTATTCTGAAACTAAAACAATACATGTCATTAAATTTTGAGCTATGTTTTCCCCATTGCCAGTATTTTTAGTGGTCTAAGAGTGCAGAAGACATTTCTTGAGTGTATCCGCAAATTCCTCATGAAAAAGTATACTTGCCATAAGCTTGGAACTCTCAGTAAGAAGATACACTAGTCCTTCTACCCCGTGCTGAATGATGTCAGCGCTAACGTTCAGCTTTCCTTTAAAGAAAGCACAAAGTGTTTTTTACTTGCTAACTGCCGCAGCAGTGAGACTCAAAGCTGCAAACTTTCCCAATTCTTAACGTGCAAAATAtgcttagggaaaaaaaaaaaaaaaaaagagagggtttCACACCCTTCAAATAATAATGTACAGCATATTAGCGCAAAAAACCCAATTTCTTATGGCAAGGTACAGAGAAGGGTTTGTGTCGGAAAACGGATGTCCGTAGCCCTCCCCACAACGGGCACGAAGCACCGACCCCCGCGGTGCTGGAGCTCCGTGCCGCCAGCCCGTTCTCTCGGCCCCGCTCTGCGGTGCCTCGGGGACTTGGAGGTCCTTCGTGGCCGGCGCAGAGCCCACCGCGTTCCCGCCCTCCTGCCGCGGAACCACCACGGCCTGGCAGGTCCCCCCGCTCCCCACGGGCCGGCCGGTCCCCCCGCTCCCGGGCCCGCtccccccagcccggcccggtcTCCACGCTCCCCAGCCCACTCCCCGGCCTCTCTCCCCGCtccccgctccgctcccccgGCTCCCTGGCCCACTCCCCACAGCCCGGCCCGGTACGCCCGCTCCCCACGGCCCGGCCCGCTCCCCCGCTCCCTGGCCCGGTCCCCCCACTCCGCGGCACGCTCCCTCCGCTCCCCACGGCCTGGCCGGTCCCCCGCTCCCCGGCCCGGTCCCCCGGCTCCCCGCGGCCCGGCTCTCACTGGCAGCGGACTCGCAGGCCCGCGGAGCCGCTCCCCGCCGCAGCTGCTCCAGCGCCAGGCGCCCCAGCTCGCCAACGGCTGTAAGGACAGAGAGAGAACAGACCCCCCTGCAGCCCCGGCCGGGCGCGTTTCCCCCCGCCCGCGGACCCGCCACTGCCCCGACCTGCGCCACCGGCCCGCGGCAAACAGCCCAGGTGCGCCCTGTGCTCCGCCGACAGCACCAGCAACATCGCCGCGGCTCCACCACCAACAACCGGGAAGGGGCGGCGCCCCGCAGGCGCCTGCGCGGGGTCGGGCCCGCGGGCACAGCCCGGGACGGCCTAGCACAGTCCGGGTGCGGCAGCTCCCAACCGGTGTCCCGGGACAGCGGGGCTGGGACCTGCCCGGGCAGCTACGGGAGAGCGTCCGAGGAGCTGCACCGGGGACGGACGCAGTGACGGGTCTCCCAgatgtgccccaggtgtgccccagccgtgtcccaggtgtgccccagccgtgtcccaggtgtgccccaggtgtgccccagatGTGCCCCAGATGTGTCCCAGATGTGCGAGGCTCTCCCGGAGGCTCCGCTTTGGCCCCGGAGGCGCCGGGCGCCACctggcggcggggcgggagccaCTACAGAGCCACGCCCCGGCCGGGATCGGGCCCGCCCCTCCGGGGTTGAGTGACAGCCCTTTTGACCAATGGGCTATCCCGGGCCACCGCCCGCGACCGCCCGGCGACAGGCGGGACTTCCGGCGCGGGCGCCGATCGCACGGAACGCGCCATGGCGTCGGCCTAGGCCGCCCGGGGACCGCGGGCCGCAGGTGAGCGCGGGGCGGGTCCCCCGGGCCGCAGGTGAGCACTGGGGCGCGGCCGCTAGGCTCCCTGGGCGCTCCGGCCGTGCGGCGGCTGAGCGCTTACGGGACTGGTGCGCCATTGCGCAGTGCTTATTCGCCTTCACCTTTGGAGTGGCGAGGCGGGGCCCGGTTCCGTGGGTGGCTTAGGCCCAGCcggggctgagcccggctgGAGCGGCCGCGGTCCCAGGACTGCCAGGAACCACGGGAGGGAGATGAGTAAAGCGGAGCGGAGGCCTCTGGAGGGCTCCCCGAGCGTCGCGGTTGGCCCGGTGGAAGCTCGACCCCGGGTCGCGCGTTTCGTCGCTGCCGGGTGTGTGATTCTTGAGGCTGACTGGAGGTGCTGGTTGGGTTTGCAGGATGAGGAATAGTGTGAAGTCTGACTGGCTGAAAGCCAAGTTCTTGGTAAAAACGTTAAAATTAATAGAAGAATTGTTCCTGCGTCTTAACAGGTGTGAATGCTGATCTTCGCGTGCATCAGTGTCCAGTTTTATGATAGGTCTGAGATGGAGATTTGTGTCAGTAATGATACGATGGCATCAAAATGCAAGAATTCAGATATGGGGAGATTAGAAGATGTGAATGAGAATTACTGTTATTAGCTGTCTAGTTTTTGTTCATCCTCTGCTTATGAAATTTTGGATTGTGCAGTCCAGTCTTCCAAAATATTTGGAATTCGTCACAAAGTTTCTGTATATTCATACGGGTTTTTTTGTGATTGCTGTAAGATTTACAAGCACATTTGGCTTTAAAATAATAGAATTTAGATTTGTTTCATGCAGATgtacaagtaatttttttttcagaagtggGAGGGAAAAGTTGTTTTATTGAAAGAGTTAAAATGTAAACATAACCACGTGAACATGGAATTGCTTTGTGTTGTATTATGCTCTGAAACACATTTTGAGCTGATTGAGATACAAATATCTGAAAATTTCGTATTCAGGTGTAGTTTGTGAAGCCTAATCTGTGCATATTTGCCAAAAGCTGTTAAAGGTCTTGTCTATGTCTCAAATTGTGTAAGGCCTTTGTGACCTCTATCTTATATGTGCTTAGTCTTTACTCCAGGGGTGTTTTGCTGCTCATAGCtatgctgctctggcacaccCCACATTTTCCCCTCTTCATTTCAGACCGTGACAGAGGGATGCTGCACCTGAGGCACAGTTCGGTTTGTGCGTTCTAGCAGGGAGAGTGGAATAAATACTCAAAGTTATTTAAGGGCAACTTTTTCTATACATACTGGTAAATCAGGTGTAAAAGTGTGGAAGCTTACTGCAGAGTCATGTTTAACTTGTTTTGATTGGTTTACAGTATAGCCCTTTTCCACACATCTGCATTTCTGTGTGCTCTGAGCTGCCTCCTTCTGCTGAGAGGGCCATGCTTTCCAAAGAGCCATGGAATTTCAGGAATTGTAAGGCTTTTTGGCTTGAATTTGAGGCATCAGATCCTGAGCACAGAAGAATTTGTGTGCATGTAACTTTGAAGGGGAAGAGTACACTGTATGTGCATTTTGTTTGCAAGGACCACTTTAATTCTTGTGTTTTCTAACCTTGCCTAATACTCTTGTAgtgcttttctctgtgctggaTTTACTGTGTTGGTTAAAGTGCTCTGGTAGCTTCAAGTGTATTGTTGTTTCTGTCATAGTAAAAATGGCTGTATTTTTGAAACAATGGTTCTTTTATCCTTCCAGTTTCACTGATGTCGTCTTTTTTAGGGCAGGCTGATGAGAGAAGGTGATAAATCTTAATTTAGTAATAAAAGTTCATTAATTTTGTAACTCACTAGTGTTT includes these proteins:
- the COMMD2 gene encoding COMM domain-containing protein 2 is translated as MLLVLSAEHRAHLGCLPRAGGAAVGELGRLALEQLRRGAAPRACESAARKLNVSADIIQHGVEGLVYLLTESSKLMISEVDFQDSIHVLGFSDELKKSLLQLYLDNRKEIRSILGELAPRLPSYHSLEWRLDVQLASRSLRQQIKPAVTMKLHLNQNEDQTAQVLQTDPATLLHLIQQLEQALGEMKMNHCRRIVRNMK